The following proteins are co-located in the Helicobacter acinonychis genome:
- the dnaJ gene encoding molecular chaperone DnaJ translates to MELSYYEILEVEKHSNQETIKRSYRKLALKYHPDRNAGDKEAEERFKLINEAYGVLSDEKKRALYDRYGKQGLNQAGASQSDFSDFFEDLGSFFEDAFGFSARGSKRQKSAIAPDYLQTIKLSFKEAVFGCKKTIKVQYQSVCEVCDGTGAQDKALETCKQCNGQGQVFMRQGFMSFAQTCGACKGKGKIIKTPCQACKGKTYILKDEEIDATIPEGIDDQNRMVLKNKGNEYEKGKRGDLYLEVQVKEDEHFKRKGCDLFIEAPVFFTTIALGHTIKVPSLKGDELELKIPRNARDKQTFVFRNEGVKHPESSYRGSLIVVLQVVYPKSLDKEQQALLEKLHASFGYESEPHKGLLETCISKFKDWFKGC, encoded by the coding sequence GTGGAATTAAGTTATTATGAAATTTTAGAAGTGGAAAAACACAGCAACCAAGAGACGATTAAAAGGTCTTACAGAAAGCTCGCTTTAAAATACCACCCAGACAGAAACGCCGGCGATAAAGAAGCCGAAGAAAGATTCAAGCTCATCAATGAAGCCTATGGGGTGTTAAGCGATGAAAAGAAACGGGCCTTATACGATAGGTATGGTAAGCAAGGCTTAAATCAAGCCGGTGCAAGCCAAAGCGATTTTTCTGATTTTTTTGAAGACTTAGGATCGTTTTTTGAAGACGCTTTTGGGTTTAGCGCTAGGGGGAGTAAAAGGCAAAAAAGTGCTATCGCACCGGATTATTTGCAAACCATTAAATTGAGTTTTAAAGAAGCGGTTTTTGGCTGTAAAAAAACAATTAAAGTCCAATACCAAAGCGTTTGTGAAGTTTGCGATGGCACAGGCGCTCAAGATAAAGCTCTAGAGACTTGTAAGCAATGCAATGGGCAAGGGCAAGTGTTTATGCGTCAGGGTTTTATGAGCTTTGCGCAAACTTGTGGGGCGTGTAAAGGCAAGGGCAAGATCATTAAAACCCCATGCCAAGCGTGTAAGGGCAAAACCTACATTCTTAAAGATGAAGAAATTGATGCGACAATCCCTGAAGGCATTGATGATCAAAACCGCATGGTGCTTAAAAATAAGGGTAATGAATACGAGAAGGGCAAAAGAGGGGATTTATATTTAGAAGTGCAAGTCAAAGAAGATGAGCATTTTAAGCGCAAGGGCTGTGATTTATTCATTGAAGCGCCGGTATTTTTCACCACTATCGCTTTAGGGCATACGATCAAAGTGCCGTCTTTAAAAGGAGATGAATTAGAATTAAAAATCCCTAGAAACGCCAGAGACAAACAAACTTTTGTGTTTAGAAATGAGGGTGTGAAGCACCCTGAAAGCTCTTACAGGGGGAGTTTGATCGTGGTGTTGCAAGTGGTTTATCCTAAAAGTTTGGATAAAGAGCAGCAAGCGTTATTGGAGAAATTGCATGCGAGTTTTGGTTATGAGAGCGAGCCGCATAAAGGCCTTTTAGAAACTTGTATTTCTAAATTTAAAGATTGGTTTAAAGGTTGTTGA
- the azlC gene encoding azaleucine resistance protein AzlC has product MHEFLKALKNAFPHTISILLGYLLMGTTFGMLLTQQGYDYKVALFMSLFIYAGAVQFVAITLLSMQADLMNVLIVSLLVNARQTCYALSMLDRFKNTKWRLPYLAHTLSDETFALLNLYAPKKGVNENDFMLSISLLNHSYWVIGSLIGSLAGSRFSFDTQGVGFVMTAIFIVLFMEQYKRNTNHKNAWLGVLIAVVCLALFGSKYFLLFALVLMLLALISFRKQLEC; this is encoded by the coding sequence ATGCATGAGTTTCTAAAAGCTTTAAAAAACGCTTTCCCTCACACCATTTCTATTTTGTTAGGGTATTTGCTTATGGGAACGACTTTTGGAATGCTTTTAACCCAACAAGGCTATGATTATAAAGTCGCTTTATTCATGTCGTTATTCATCTATGCTGGGGCGGTCCAATTTGTGGCGATCACGCTTTTAAGCATGCAAGCGGATTTGATGAATGTGCTTATTGTGAGCTTGTTAGTGAATGCAAGACAAACCTGCTATGCACTCTCCATGCTAGATAGATTCAAAAACACCAAATGGCGTTTGCCTTATTTAGCGCACACGCTCAGCGATGAAACCTTTGCATTATTGAATTTATACGCCCCTAAAAAGGGGGTTAATGAAAACGATTTCATGTTGAGCATTTCCTTACTCAACCATTCTTATTGGGTTATTGGCTCTTTAATCGGTTCATTAGCCGGCTCTCGTTTTTCTTTTGACACTCAAGGCGTGGGCTTTGTGATGACAGCGATTTTTATCGTGCTGTTTATGGAGCAATACAAACGAAACACGAATCATAAAAACGCATGGCTTGGGGTTTTGATCGCAGTTGTTTGTTTAGCGCTCTTTGGATCCAAATACTTTTTGCTTTTTGCTTTAGTTTTAATGCTACTCGCCCTCATTTCTTTCAGAAAGCAGTTAGAATGTTAG
- a CDS encoding branched-chain amino acid transporter permease, producing the protein MLEHSTLIILIIMLTTYFTRIWPFIVFNAKNPPNDFVRYLGRALSCSVIGMLVVYCFKDTQILKPPYGINEIIALLSVVFLHRIFKVFVLSITIPTILYMFLVQSHALEKVFFNL; encoded by the coding sequence ATGTTAGAGCATTCCACCCTTATTATTTTAATCATCATGCTGACGACTTATTTCACGCGCATTTGGCCTTTTATCGTATTTAATGCGAAAAACCCACCCAATGATTTTGTGCGCTATTTAGGTAGGGCTTTGTCATGTTCAGTGATAGGCATGCTCGTGGTTTATTGTTTCAAAGACACGCAAATTTTAAAACCCCCTTATGGGATCAATGAAATCATCGCTCTTTTATCCGTTGTTTTTTTGCACCGGATTTTTAAGGTGTTTGTTTTAAGCATCACGATCCCCACTATTCTTTACATGTTTTTAGTCCAAAGCCATGCGTTAGAAAAGGTTTTTTTTAATCTTTAA
- the panC gene encoding pantoate--beta-alanine ligase gives MQVLETISDLREYRKNVKESVGFVPTMGALHKGHQSLIERSLKENFHTITSVFVNPTQFGANEDFSAYPRPLEKDLALCEKLGVDVVFVPKISEMYPYKSEQRLKLYAPKFLSHSLEGAMRKGHFDGVAQVVLRLFHLVNPTRAYFGKKDAQQLLIIQHLVKDLLLDIEIVPCEIVRDSDHLALSSRNVYLNAVERKQALAIPKALENIQQAIDMGEKACEMLKKIGLEILKNLEVDYLEFCNHKLEPLKIIEPTNTLILVAARAGKTRLLDNLWV, from the coding sequence ATGCAAGTTTTAGAAACGATTTCTGATTTAAGAGAATATCGTAAAAATGTAAAAGAAAGCGTTGGTTTTGTGCCGACTATGGGAGCCTTACACAAAGGGCATCAAAGCTTGATAGAAAGGAGTTTGAAAGAAAATTTTCACACGATTACGAGCGTTTTTGTCAATCCCACGCAATTTGGAGCTAATGAAGATTTTAGTGCTTATCCGCGTCCTTTAGAAAAGGATTTGGCTTTATGCGAAAAATTAGGCGTTGATGTGGTGTTTGTGCCTAAAATTAGCGAGATGTATCCTTACAAATCAGAGCAACGCTTAAAACTTTATGCCCCTAAATTTTTATCCCATTCTTTAGAAGGAGCGATGCGTAAGGGGCATTTTGATGGCGTCGCTCAAGTCGTGTTAAGGTTGTTTCATCTTGTCAATCCCACTAGAGCGTATTTTGGTAAAAAGGACGCCCAACAGCTTTTAATCATTCAGCATTTAGTCAAAGATTTGCTTTTAGACATTGAAATAGTGCCATGCGAAATTGTGCGCGATAGCGATCATTTAGCTTTAAGCTCTAGGAATGTGTATTTGAATGCAGTAGAAAGAAAACAAGCCCTAGCGATCCCAAAAGCTTTAGAAAATATCCAGCAAGCCATAGACATGGGTGAAAAAGCGTGCGAAATGCTCAAAAAAATAGGGCTTGAAATTTTAAAAAATTTAGAAGTGGATTATTTGGAGTTTTGTAACCACAAACTAGAGCCTTTAAAGATCATAGAGCCAACTAACACGCTCATTTTAGTGGCGGCTCGTGCGGGCAAAACAAGGCTTTTAGACAATTTATGGGTGTAG
- the pyrF gene encoding orotidine-5'-phosphate decarboxylase: MQLCVALDLEEKKDNLSLLKELKGLNLWAKVGLRSFIRDGAIFLDEIRKIDGNFKIFLDLKLYDIPYTMANAALECTKLEIDMLTVHLSSGKIVLTTLMQRLNTLKKRPLIMGVSALTSFSEEEFLSVYNAPLKTQAIKLSVMGKESGIDGVVCSVFESLAIKENLGKDFLTLTPGIRLNKNDKEDQERVANAKEAKQNLSDFIVVGRPIYQAKEPREVALELLKDC; the protein is encoded by the coding sequence ATGCAATTATGTGTCGCGCTAGACTTGGAAGAAAAAAAAGACAACCTTTCTTTATTGAAAGAATTGAAAGGCTTGAATTTATGGGCTAAAGTGGGGCTTAGATCGTTTATAAGAGATGGGGCTATTTTTTTAGATGAGATCAGAAAGATTGATGGAAATTTTAAGATTTTTTTGGATTTGAAGCTTTATGATATTCCCTATACTATGGCAAATGCCGCGCTAGAATGCACGAAATTAGAAATTGATATGCTCACCGTGCATTTAAGTAGCGGTAAAATCGTGCTAACAACCTTAATGCAACGCCTAAACACTCTTAAAAAACGCCCCTTGATCATGGGCGTGAGCGCTTTAACGAGCTTTAGCGAAGAGGAATTTTTGAGCGTGTATAACGCCCCTTTAAAAACTCAAGCGATCAAATTAAGCGTTATGGGTAAAGAGAGCGGTATTGATGGGGTGGTGTGTTCGGTGTTTGAAAGTTTAGCGATTAAAGAAAATTTAGGTAAGGACTTTTTGACTTTAACCCCTGGTATAAGACTCAATAAAAACGATAAAGAAGATCAAGAAAGGGTGGCTAACGCTAAAGAAGCTAAACAAAATTTAAGCGATTTTATCGTGGTGGGCCGCCCCATTTACCAAGCTAAAGAGCCTAGAGAAGTGGCTTTAGAGCTTTTAAAGGATTGTTGA
- a CDS encoding carbonic anhydrase produces the protein MKAFLGVLEFQENEYEELKELCESLKTKQKPHTLFISCVNSRVVPNLITGTKPGELYVIRNMGNVIPSQTSYKESLSTIASIEYAIMHAGIQNVIICGHSNCGACESIHLIDNKTTKVKTPYTTNWIQFLEPIKKELKDHPQFSSHSARRSWFTERLNVHLQLNNLLSYDFIQEKVIKNELKIFGWHYIIETGKIYNYNFESHFFEPIEETIKQRINHENL, from the coding sequence GTGAAAGCATTTTTAGGGGTGCTAGAGTTTCAAGAGAATGAGTATGAAGAGCTTAAAGAGCTTTGTGAAAGCTTAAAGACTAAGCAAAAGCCTCATACTTTGTTTATTTCTTGCGTGAATTCACGAGTCGTGCCCAATCTAATCACAGGCACAAAACCTGGTGAATTGTATGTGATCCGTAACATGGGCAATGTGATCCCCTCTCAAACAAGCTATAAAGAATCCCTTTCTACCATTGCGAGCATTGAATACGCTATCATGCATGCGGGCATTCAAAATGTTATTATTTGTGGGCATAGTAATTGTGGGGCTTGCGAGAGCATTCATTTAATTGATAATAAAACCACAAAAGTTAAAACCCCTTATACCACAAACTGGATACAATTTTTAGAGCCTATTAAAAAAGAATTAAAAGATCACCCACAATTTAGCAGCCATTCTGCAAGGCGATCATGGTTTACGGAGCGTTTGAATGTGCACTTACAACTCAACAACCTCTTAAGCTATGATTTTATCCAAGAAAAAGTGATCAAGAATGAATTGAAAATTTTTGGTTGGCATTATATAATAGAGACAGGCAAGATTTATAATTATAATTTTGAAAGCCATTTTTTTGAACCCATTGAAGAAACCATTAAACAAAGGATAAACCATGAAAATCTCTAA
- the kdsA gene encoding 3-deoxy-8-phosphooctulonate synthase, whose protein sequence is MKISKTKTPKLVLIAGPCVIESLDNLRGIAIKLQPLANNERLDFYFKASFDKANRTSLESYRGPGLEKGLEMLQAIKDEFGYKILTDVHESYQVSIAVKVADILQIPAFLCRQTDLIVEVSQTNAIINIKKGQFMSPKDMQYSVLKALKTRDKNIQNPTYENALANGVWLCERGSSFGYGNLVVDMRSLKIMREFAPVIFDATHSVQMPGGANGKSSGESSFAPILARAAAAVGVDGLFAETHIDPKNALSDGANMLKPNELESLVTDMLKIQNLF, encoded by the coding sequence ATGAAAATCTCTAAAACAAAAACCCCTAAACTAGTTTTAATCGCTGGACCATGCGTCATTGAGAGTTTAGACAATCTAAGAGGTATTGCTATTAAGTTACAACCCCTAGCCAACAATGAGCGATTGGATTTTTATTTTAAAGCGAGTTTTGATAAGGCTAACCGCACAAGTTTAGAAAGCTATAGAGGGCCCGGACTAGAAAAAGGCTTAGAAATGTTACAAGCTATCAAAGATGAATTTGGCTATAAGATTTTAACCGATGTGCATGAGAGCTATCAAGTAAGCATAGCGGTCAAAGTGGCTGATATTTTACAAATACCGGCGTTTTTATGCCGACAAACGGATTTGATTGTAGAAGTGAGTCAAACTAACGCCATTATCAATATTAAAAAAGGGCAATTCATGAGCCCAAAAGACATGCAATATTCTGTCTTAAAAGCCCTTAAAACAAGAGATAAAAATATTCAAAACCCCACTTATGAAAACGCTTTAGCTAATGGCGTGTGGCTGTGTGAAAGGGGGAGCAGCTTTGGGTATGGGAATTTAGTGGTGGATATGCGTTCTTTAAAAATCATGCGAGAATTTGCCCCGGTGATTTTTGACGCCACTCATAGCGTGCAAATGCCAGGGGGTGCGAATGGGAAAAGTTCAGGAGAAAGCTCTTTTGCCCCTATTTTAGCCAGAGCGGCGGCTGCGGTGGGTGTTGATGGGCTATTTGCAGAAACGCATATTGATCCTAAAAACGCCCTAAGCGATGGGGCTAACATGCTCAAACCTAATGAGCTTGAAAGCTTGGTAACCGATATGTTAAAAATCCAAAATTTATTTTAA
- the ribH gene encoding 6,7-dimethyl-8-ribityllumazine synthase → MQLIEGKLQLQGNERIAIVISRFNHIITDRLQEGAIDCFKRHGGNEKLLNLVLVPGAYELPLILDKLLESKKYDGVCVLGAIIRGGTPHFDYVSAEATKGIANTMLKYSMPVSFGVLTTDNIEQAIERAGSKAGNRGFEAMSTLIELLSLCQTLKG, encoded by the coding sequence ATGCAACTTATAGAAGGGAAATTACAACTACAAGGGAATGAAAGAATCGCTATTGTAATCTCGCGCTTCAATCACATTATCACAGACAGATTGCAAGAAGGGGCGATTGATTGCTTTAAAAGGCATGGGGGCAATGAAAAGCTTTTAAACCTCGTGCTAGTGCCTGGAGCTTATGAATTGCCTTTGATTTTAGACAAATTGTTAGAGAGCAAAAAATACGATGGCGTGTGCGTTTTAGGAGCGATCATTAGAGGGGGGACTCCGCATTTTGACTATGTGAGCGCGGAAGCGACCAAGGGCATTGCCAACACGATGTTAAAATACAGCATGCCCGTAAGCTTTGGGGTCCTTACCACAGACAATATTGAACAAGCGATTGAAAGAGCGGGCAGTAAAGCCGGTAATAGGGGCTTTGAAGCGATGAGCACCCTCATTGAATTATTGAGCTTGTGCCAAACTCTCAAGGGTTAA
- the nusB gene encoding transcription antitermination factor NusB, with translation MATRTQARGAVIELLYAFESGNEEIKKIAPSMLEEKKIKNNQLAFALSLFNGVLEKINEIDALIEPHLKDWDFKRLGSMEKAILRLGAYEIGFTPTQNPIIINECIELGKLYAEPNTPKFLNAILDSLSKKLAQKPLT, from the coding sequence ATGGCGACACGAACTCAAGCTAGAGGGGCTGTGATTGAATTGTTGTATGCGTTTGAGAGCGGTAATGAAGAAATTAAAAAAATCGCCCCTAGCATGCTAGAAGAAAAAAAGATTAAAAACAACCAGCTCGCTTTCGCCTTAAGCCTTTTTAATGGCGTGTTAGAAAAGATCAATGAAATTGACGCCCTCATTGAACCGCATTTGAAAGACTGGGATTTCAAACGCTTAGGGAGTATGGAAAAGGCGATTTTACGCTTAGGGGCGTATGAAATTGGCTTCACGCCCACACAGAATCCTATCATCATCAATGAATGCATAGAGCTTGGCAAACTCTACGCTGAGCCTAACACCCCCAAATTTTTAAACGCTATCTTGGATTCTTTAAGCAAGAAACTCGCTCAAAAACCCTTGACCTAA